The following coding sequences are from one Chelonoidis abingdonii isolate Lonesome George chromosome 4, CheloAbing_2.0, whole genome shotgun sequence window:
- the LOC116826824 gene encoding olfactory receptor 5AR1-like, protein MGERNHTLVTEFILLGFTDNVKLQVTLFVVFLLIYLLILMGNLTLVTLIRIDSRLHTPMYFFISNLALLDVGYSTIIIPNTLMTFAARSKVISFTGSMVQFFFFSIAISCECWLLSVMAYDRFTAICSPLLYTIIMSKRFCMLLVLGSYFMSCLNSMVQTAFIFSLSFCDAYINHFFCDLPPLLKLSCSDTRIIDIVHFTCATMLVSTTFLIILISYIYIVVTILRINSAKDQRKAFSTCASHLTAITMFYGTGSFMYLRPSSKSSMDQDKIISVFYTLVIPMLNPLIYSLRNKEVKEAFRRIRERKVFSL, encoded by the coding sequence ATGGGAGAGAGAAATCACACTCTGGTGACTGAGTTCATCTTGTTGGGATTCACAGACAATGTGAAGCTGCAGGTCACCCTCTTTGTAGTGTTTCTGTTGATCTACTTGCTGATCCTAATGGGGAACCTCACCTTGGTCACCTTAATCAGGATTGACTCCCGACTTCATACTCCTATGTACTTTTTCATCAGCAACCTGGCCCTCTTAGATGTCGGCTACTCCACCATCATAATTCCCAACACACTGATGACCTTTGCAGCAAGGAGCAAGGTCATTTCATTCACTGGAAGCATGGTGCAGTTTTTCTTCTTCAGCATTGCCATCTCTTGCGAATGCTGGCTGTTGAGTGTGATGGCGTATGATCGCTTCACGGCTATCTGCAGCCCATTGCTCTACACCATCATCATGTCCAAGCGGTTCTGCATGTTGTTGGTGCTGGGGTCATACTTCATGAGCTGTCTGAATTCAATGGTGCAAACTGCATTTATATTCAGTTTGTCCTTCTGTGATGCTTATatcaaccatttcttctgtgatttGCCCCCTCTTCTGAAGCTGTCCTGCTCTGACACCCGCATCATAGACATTGTTCATTTCACCTGTGCGACAATGCTGGTATCAACTACTTTCCTGATTATCCTCATCTCCTATATATACATCGTGGTCACTATCCTAAGGATCAACTCTGCTAAGGACCAAcgcaaagccttctccacctgcgcTTCCCACCTGACGGCCATCACCATGTTCTATGGAACGGGCTCTTTCATGTATTTACGGCCTAGTTCAAAGTCTTCCATGGATCAGGACAAAATCATCTCTGTGTTTTATACCCTGGTGATCCCCATGCTGAACCCcctgatctacagcctgaggaataAAGAAGTCAAAGAGGCCTTTAGGAGGATAAGAGAGAGGAAGGTTTTTTCTCTGTAA